From the genome of Clavibacter nebraskensis NCPPB 2581:
CCACGTTCTGGGATGCGGTGCCGGACGGCATCACGAAGGTGGTGTCGGCGAGCCCGGATGCGGGCGCCATGGTCCGCCGTGGCTCCACCGTCAACCTCGGCATCACCGCCTCCGGCTGATCCGCCCGACGCCAGCGCGGACCCGGAACGACGATGCCCCACCGCCTCGAGGGCGGCGGGGCATCGTCGTGCTCGCGGGGTCAGCTGCGCGCGGCGGCCAGCTCCTCCGCGACGAGGAACGCGAGCTCGAGGCTCTGCATGTGGTTGAGCCGCGGGTCGCACAGCGACTCGTACCGCGTGGCGAGCGTGGCCTCGTCGATGTGCTCGGATCCGCCCAGGCACTCGGTGACGTCGTCGCCGGTGAGCTCGATGTGGATGCCGCCGGGATGCGTGCCCGCCGCCCGGTGCGCCTGGAAGAAGCCCTGCACCTCGTCGACGACGTCGTCGAAGCGCCTGGTCTTGTATCCGGTGGGCGTGGTGAGGCCGTTGCCGTGCATGGGGTCGGTGACCCAGAGCGGGTTCGCGTCCGACGCCTTGACGGCCTCGAGCAGGGGCGGCAGGGCGTCGCGGATCCTGCCCGCGCCCATGCGCGTGATGAAGGTGAGGCGGCCGGGCTCGCGGTCCGGGTCGAGCTTCTCGATGAGCTCGTGCACCGTCTCGGGCGTAGTCGACGGGCCGAGCTTCACGCCGAGCGGGTTGCGGACGCGAGAGAGGAAGTCGACGTGCGCGCCGTCGAGGTCGCGCGTGCGCTCGCCGATCCAGATGAAGTGCGCCGACGTGTTGTAAGGCGTGCCGGTGCGCGAGTCGATGCGCGTCATGGGCCGCTCGTAGTCCATGAGGAGCCCCTCGTGGCCGGTGTAGAACTCGACGCGCTTGAGGTCGTCGAAGTCGGCCCCGGCGGCCTCCATGAACTTGATCGCGCGGTCGATGTCGCGGGCGAGCTGCTCGTACCGCTGGTTCGCCGGGTTCGCGGCGAAGCCCTTGTTCCAGCTGTGCACCTCGCGGAGGTCGGCGAAGCCGCCCTGCGTGAAGGCGCGGATGAGGTTCAGCGTCGATGCGGCCGTGTGGTACCCCTTCACGAGGCGCGCGGGATCCGCCGCGCGCGACTCGGGGGTGAAGTCGTAGCCGTTGACGATGTCGCCGCGGTACGCGGGCAGGGTCAGGTCGCCGCGCGTCTCGGAGTCGCTCGAGCGGGGCTTGGCGAACTGGCCGGCCATGCGGCCCATCTTCACGACGGGCATGGCCGCGCCGTAGGTGAGGACGACGGCCATCTGGAGCACGGTCTTCACGCGGTTGCGGATGGCGTCGGCCGTGGCGCCCGCGAACGTCTCGGCGCAGTCGCCGCCCTGGAGGAGGAACGCGCGGCCGTCGGCGGCGGCGGCGAGGCGGGAGCGCAGCAGATCCACCTCGCCGGCGAAGACCAGGGGCGGCAGCAGGGCGATCTCGGCGGATGCCGCGTGGACGGCGGCGGCGTCGGGCCACTGCGGCTGCTGCTTGACCTCGAGAGTGCGCCAGTGGTCGAGTCCGGCGAGGACGTCGGGATGGGCGGGGACGAGGTGCTCAGAGGCCACGGTGGGATCCCGGTTCGTGTCGTGCGCGTGGTGCGCGGTGGAGGCGGGGCGGGAGACGGTCAGCGGGCCGCGCTCCCGCGCTTCTCCTTGACCGAGGTCGCATAGACGTCGACGTACTCCTGGCCGCTCAGCCTCGAGAGCTCGTACATGATCTCGTCGGTGATGGAGCGGAGGATGAAGCGGTCTCCCTCGAGGCCGGCGAACCTACTGAAATCTAGCGGCTCGCCGATGACCACACCAATCCGGCGGACCTTCGGGATGCGGGTGCCGATGGGCATGACCTTCTCGGTGTCGATCATCGCGATCGGGACGACCGGGACGTCGCCCTCGAGGATCATGCGGGCGAC
Proteins encoded in this window:
- a CDS encoding class II 3-deoxy-7-phosphoheptulonate synthase, which encodes MASEHLVPAHPDVLAGLDHWRTLEVKQQPQWPDAAAVHAASAEIALLPPLVFAGEVDLLRSRLAAAADGRAFLLQGGDCAETFAGATADAIRNRVKTVLQMAVVLTYGAAMPVVKMGRMAGQFAKPRSSDSETRGDLTLPAYRGDIVNGYDFTPESRAADPARLVKGYHTAASTLNLIRAFTQGGFADLREVHSWNKGFAANPANQRYEQLARDIDRAIKFMEAAGADFDDLKRVEFYTGHEGLLMDYERPMTRIDSRTGTPYNTSAHFIWIGERTRDLDGAHVDFLSRVRNPLGVKLGPSTTPETVHELIEKLDPDREPGRLTFITRMGAGRIRDALPPLLEAVKASDANPLWVTDPMHGNGLTTPTGYKTRRFDDVVDEVQGFFQAHRAAGTHPGGIHIELTGDDVTECLGGSEHIDEATLATRYESLCDPRLNHMQSLELAFLVAEELAAARS